The genomic stretch GTAGTAGTAGCGCAGGCCCAGGGCATCCAGGGCAGGCGCGAATTTCGGGTCCAGCTCGACCGACCTCTCCAGCATGGTCAGCGCGGTGCTGTTGGGCGCGGGATCGTGAGGCAGCGCCGAACCGCGCAGGTAAAGATCGTAGGCGGTCGCGTCGTGCGGTTGTGTGGCGCTCGCCAGCAGCGACGTCTGCGCCCCCAGCGTCGGCAACAGCCCATCCCGTACCTGGGCGGCGAGCTGTTCCTGCAGCGTCAGCAGGTTCGCAGTCGGCACCGTGACGGTCCCCTGCCATACCAGCCGGTTGAAGCGCGTGTCTACATCATCCAGGGTGATGATCAGGCGATCGCCCTGGCTCATGTAGTGCCCGGTCACGACATTGGCGGCTCGCAACTCCCGTCCGGCCTGCTGCGGATCGTAATTTCCTTGCAGGTATTTTGCCCCCGAAGGCACCGGACGTATTTCCAGCGACGGTGTGTAGGCAAGAATCTTGACCAGTTGGTCGGGAACGGCGAAGCGCAGGTAATCGGTGTCGGGATCGCCGCTGACGTTGTTAAAGGGCAGCACGACGATCGTGTTGTTGGCTGCTACCGGAGCCGGCGTGCGGCCGTGCTTTGCCCACCAGACCGTCACCACCAGCAGAATCATTACCAGCGCCGCCGCGATTCCGACCAGCGCATAAATCTGTCGCAAGCTTAGCTTGCGGAAGGTGCGGCTGGGAGCGACGTGAACCGGCATCACCAGGCCGAGCGCTTGCAGTTCCAGCTCTTGCTTCAGCGCCCGAAGATCGTTGGCAAGCGCGCGCGCGCTTTGATAGCGCATGTCCCGGTCTTTTTCCAGCAGCTTGCCGATGATCGCCTCGAGCCGCGCCGGGAGTGAAGGGTTCAACGTTAACGGCGAAACCGGCTTCTGATGCTGGATGGCGGCAAGGGCCAGCACCGAAGTGCGCGCCAGGAACGGCTTTTGTCCGGTGACCGTCTCGTAGAGCACCGTGCCCAGGGAAAACAAATCGCTGCGGGCATCGATTGGCTCACAGCGGGCCTGCTCCGGCGACATATACATGGTCGTGCCGGGAATCACGCTGGTTTCGGTCAGGGCTTCGCTGGGGCGGTGACGCGGAGCGTGGGCGCCGTTGCCATCGCTTTCCGCGGCCGTACAGGCGGTCACCAGGGTTTGATCCGGGGCCAGCTTGGCGAGCCCGAAATCCAGAATCTTCGCCTGTCCGCGATTGGTCAGAAAAATATTGCCCGGCTTGACGTCGCGATGAACGATGCCCTGGGCGTGCGCGGCATCGAGCGCGTCCGCGATCTGGATGGTGATGTCGAGCGCTTCCCGCGCGTCGAGCGGGCCACGCACCAG from Terriglobales bacterium encodes the following:
- a CDS encoding protein kinase, which translates into the protein MPDAAEQAAVIGQTISHYRIVKKLGGGGMGLVYEGEDTRLGRRVALKFIPENVAGNGGSLDRFILEARATSSLNHPNICTIFDIESHDGLPFIVMELLQGQSLQDRLVRGPLDAREALDITIQIADALDAAHAQGIVHRDVKPGNIFLTNRGQAKILDFGLAKLAPDQTLVTACTAAESDGNGAHAPRHRPSEALTETSVIPGTTMYMSPEQARCEPIDARSDLFSLGTVLYETVTGQKPFLARTSVLALAAIQHQKPVSPLTLNPSLPARLEAIIGKLLEKDRDMRYQSARALANDLRALKQELELQALGLVMPVHVAPSRTFRKLSLRQIYALVGIAAALVMILLVVTVWWAKHGRTPAPVAANNTIVVLPFNNVSGDPDTDYLRFAVPDQLVKILAYTPSLEIRPVPSGAKYLQGNYDPQQAGRELRAANVVTGHYMSQGDRLIITLDDVDTRFNRLVWQGTVTVPTANLLTLQEQLAAQVRDGLLPTLGAQTSLLASATQPHDATAYDLYLRGSALPHDPAPNSTALTMLERSVELDPKFAPALDALGLRYYYESQYSGAGQEAVQKSVAAYEKALALDPNLISSAAHLIRLRAEAGAIGKAYKEAADLVKRRPENAQAHFTLAYILRYAGLLHDAAQECDAAVTLDPGNYDFRSCSFVFFELGNTKRALEYVRLDSGSDWAASVLPAILVRENKRDEARVAAAKISSRPAWYGGLLQSCLKPVAEAEMHKLAGSAAAGILAQRDPEFRYYHGSLLAWCGEEETAAQLIGSAIEQNYCSNTALHDDPALAKLRETPFFAPLAAQARQCQDRFTTETGRR